In Georgenia soli, a genomic segment contains:
- a CDS encoding glycoside hydrolase domain-containing protein — MLERVDPFIGTEVTDLPPPSGLAATWWWPKPQIGNTHPGAAYPLGMVSACAYSGAYPTGYGRYELSTEGVPGTMHERQVASGFTHFQQSGTGAIRKYYNYFRVTPMLEPLDALGTLWEIVEEEAEPGWYAATLASGIRCEVTVGPRSAVHRYTFPAHRNARLVVDLSLGGLAIPYGATIPLRAHLQTLAPGVAQGEIVMEGAPLAVHAECDAEQWRQMLWYDRRLMPGGTRLDFDSIRPTTLRPFGLMWAGPAEPGQVVELRLGFSLRGEEQARENLYRDCGPGPSSFGHRRAATAEVWREHLGRITVDTPSAERETIFSTALYHSLLKPCLARGESPFWPTDGPFAFDISTMWDIYRTQLPLLTTLVPERAVELAEALIHICEEEGNLPIGYRMSRGADQFSRQGSALAQTFLADLCQLGLPGMDWEWALVHMHNDLRRMYGEDFLLRGEAHPISHTLDLAFGYWCTAKVAEHVGDRALVAQFAPLAAQWRNAFDPSTGLLKDSTFYEGGRWNYSFRLLHDMAARIALAGGDEAFVSLLDRFFGFGAEPVTQPGTRPSAAEMARGYGLDRFEGLNNEPDMEAPWAYQYAGRPDRTAEVVHAALQHQFGTGRGGLPGNDDSGALSSWYVWASLGLFPVAGQNLFLVNAPAFRHARIDVPGGCLEIATSGFVEPEPGGPAQYVRSATLDGAPLERTWLTGNEVHAGGTLLLELAATPSDWGTAVAHRPPSFNGPTPSSAEMSSSP; from the coding sequence GTGCTCGAGCGCGTTGACCCGTTCATCGGCACCGAGGTCACGGACCTGCCGCCACCGTCCGGCCTCGCCGCCACGTGGTGGTGGCCGAAGCCGCAGATCGGCAACACCCATCCGGGCGCCGCCTACCCGCTCGGCATGGTGTCCGCGTGCGCGTACTCCGGCGCGTACCCCACCGGCTACGGCCGCTACGAGCTGAGCACCGAGGGCGTCCCCGGCACGATGCACGAGCGCCAGGTGGCCTCGGGGTTCACGCACTTCCAGCAGTCCGGCACGGGCGCGATCCGCAAGTACTACAACTACTTCCGCGTCACGCCGATGCTGGAGCCGCTCGACGCCCTCGGCACGCTGTGGGAGATCGTCGAGGAGGAGGCGGAGCCTGGCTGGTACGCCGCAACCCTCGCGTCGGGCATCCGGTGCGAGGTGACCGTCGGGCCTCGGAGCGCCGTCCACCGCTACACGTTCCCCGCCCACCGCAACGCTCGGCTGGTCGTGGACCTCTCCCTCGGCGGGCTGGCCATCCCGTACGGGGCGACGATCCCGCTGCGGGCCCACCTGCAGACCCTGGCACCGGGCGTCGCGCAGGGCGAGATCGTCATGGAGGGCGCCCCGCTCGCCGTCCACGCGGAGTGCGACGCCGAGCAGTGGCGGCAGATGCTCTGGTACGACAGGCGGCTCATGCCGGGCGGCACGCGCCTCGACTTCGACTCCATCCGACCCACGACGCTGCGCCCGTTCGGCCTCATGTGGGCCGGCCCCGCGGAGCCCGGCCAGGTGGTCGAGCTGCGCCTCGGGTTCTCCCTGCGGGGCGAGGAGCAGGCCCGCGAGAACCTCTACCGCGACTGCGGCCCCGGGCCGAGCAGCTTCGGCCACCGGCGGGCGGCCACCGCCGAGGTCTGGCGCGAGCACCTCGGCAGGATCACCGTGGACACCCCCTCGGCCGAGCGGGAGACGATCTTCTCGACGGCGCTCTACCACTCCCTCCTCAAGCCCTGCCTGGCCCGGGGCGAGAGCCCGTTCTGGCCCACCGACGGCCCGTTCGCGTTCGACATCAGCACGATGTGGGACATCTACCGGACCCAGCTGCCGCTGCTGACCACGCTCGTGCCCGAGCGGGCGGTCGAGCTCGCCGAGGCGCTCATCCACATCTGCGAGGAGGAGGGCAACCTGCCCATCGGGTACCGCATGTCCCGCGGCGCCGACCAGTTCTCCCGGCAGGGCTCCGCGCTCGCCCAGACGTTCCTCGCGGACCTGTGCCAGCTCGGCCTGCCCGGCATGGACTGGGAGTGGGCCCTCGTGCACATGCACAACGACCTGCGCCGCATGTACGGCGAGGACTTCCTCCTGCGCGGCGAGGCCCACCCGATCAGCCACACCCTCGACCTGGCCTTCGGGTACTGGTGCACCGCCAAGGTGGCCGAGCACGTGGGCGACCGTGCCCTGGTGGCGCAGTTCGCCCCGCTCGCCGCGCAGTGGCGCAACGCCTTCGACCCGTCGACCGGGCTGCTCAAGGACTCCACGTTCTACGAGGGCGGCCGGTGGAACTACTCCTTCCGCCTGCTGCACGACATGGCGGCGCGCATCGCGCTCGCGGGCGGGGACGAGGCGTTCGTCAGCCTGCTCGACCGGTTCTTCGGCTTCGGCGCCGAGCCGGTGACCCAGCCGGGGACCCGGCCCTCCGCCGCGGAGATGGCGCGCGGGTACGGGCTCGACCGGTTCGAGGGGCTGAACAACGAGCCCGACATGGAGGCACCCTGGGCCTACCAGTACGCGGGCCGCCCGGACCGGACCGCCGAGGTGGTGCACGCGGCCCTGCAGCACCAGTTCGGCACCGGCCGCGGCGGGCTGCCCGGCAACGACGACTCCGGCGCCCTGAGCTCCTGGTACGTCTGGGCCTCCCTGGGCCTGTTCCCCGTGGCGGGGCAGAACCTGTTCCTGGTCAACGCGCCGGCGTTCCGGCACGCGAGGATCGACGTCCCCGGCGGTTGCCTGGAGATCGCCACCTCCGGGTTCGTCGAGCCGGAGCCGGGCGGGCCGGCGCAGTACGTCCGCTCGGCGACGCTCGACGGCGCGCCGCTGGAACGGACGTGGTTGACGGGTAACGAGGTCCATGCGGGTGGCACACTTCTCCTCGAGCTCGCGGCCACGCCGTCGGACTGGGGCACGGCCGTGGCCCACCGGCCGCCGTCGTTCAACGGGCCCACCCCATCTTCCGCCGAGATGTCATCTTCTCCCTGA
- a CDS encoding glycosyltransferase: MTTPERRLVIVVRADPVICGHSGEARNLAEAALTRGFDEVRIVTWPIERLQATGLPLKPLDHVLPYSEGIVVERPGPVGDYKVPDGRYLAGITGRLVELFTDGVPTVCMSLYLSPHTVAVADAVRVARSTGLPVSVTTIAEAVGSDVTNVVRSCVDEGRFGAAAHVLSSYLSADVCVAVSEYTRELIVTEAAAIDARHGTTFADQCRERVAISYPAIDTSAYLDLDPAETDRALAARGLERDGYVLFLSRLSPAKGVDDLIEGFAASTVHEHVRLVVAGDGPAAASLRAQAAASPVADRILFLDDVDDAEKPHLMAGSAAYALPSKPLPEFVETFGIALVEKMLAGGGPVITTDTGGIGEAVGDCAIVVPVEDPAAIAAALDRAVGMPAEERRAWEERARAHGLQFDRANVFDRLFARLDDLPELVRARA, translated from the coding sequence ATGACCACCCCTGAGCGCCGTCTGGTGATCGTCGTCCGGGCGGACCCGGTGATCTGCGGCCACTCCGGCGAGGCGCGCAACCTCGCCGAGGCGGCCCTGACCCGCGGGTTCGACGAGGTCCGCATCGTCACCTGGCCGATCGAGCGCCTCCAGGCCACCGGCCTGCCCCTCAAGCCGCTGGACCACGTGCTGCCCTACAGCGAGGGCATCGTCGTGGAGCGGCCGGGCCCGGTGGGGGACTACAAGGTCCCGGACGGCCGCTACCTCGCCGGGATCACCGGGCGGCTGGTCGAGCTGTTCACAGACGGCGTGCCGACCGTGTGCATGTCGCTGTACCTCAGCCCGCACACCGTGGCCGTCGCGGACGCCGTCCGCGTCGCCCGCAGCACCGGCCTGCCCGTCAGCGTCACCACCATCGCCGAGGCCGTCGGCTCGGACGTGACGAACGTGGTGCGCTCCTGCGTGGACGAGGGCCGCTTCGGCGCCGCGGCGCACGTGCTGTCCAGCTACCTCTCCGCGGACGTGTGCGTGGCCGTCTCGGAGTACACCCGCGAGCTCATCGTCACCGAGGCCGCGGCGATCGACGCCCGCCACGGCACCACCTTCGCCGACCAGTGCCGCGAGCGGGTCGCCATCTCCTACCCGGCCATCGACACCTCCGCCTACCTCGACCTCGACCCCGCCGAGACCGACCGGGCGCTGGCCGCCCGCGGGCTCGAGCGCGACGGGTACGTGCTGTTCCTCTCACGCCTGAGCCCCGCGAAGGGCGTCGACGACCTCATCGAGGGCTTCGCCGCCAGCACGGTGCACGAGCACGTCCGGCTCGTCGTCGCCGGCGACGGGCCGGCCGCGGCGAGCCTGCGCGCGCAGGCGGCCGCCTCCCCCGTCGCGGACCGGATCCTGTTCCTCGACGACGTCGACGACGCCGAGAAGCCCCACCTCATGGCGGGCAGCGCCGCCTACGCGCTGCCCAGCAAGCCGCTGCCGGAGTTCGTCGAGACCTTCGGCATCGCCCTGGTGGAGAAGATGCTCGCCGGCGGGGGGCCGGTGATCACCACCGACACCGGCGGGATCGGCGAGGCCGTGGGCGACTGCGCGATCGTCGTCCCGGTCGAGGACCCGGCCGCGATCGCCGCCGCCCTGGACCGTGCCGTCGGGATGCCCGCCGAGGAGCGCCGCGCCTGGGAGGAGCGGGCGAGGGCGCACGGCCTGCAGTTCGACCGGGCCAACGTCTTCGACCGGCTCTTCGCCCGTCTCGACGACCTGCCGGAGCTGGTCCGGGCCCGCGCCTGA
- a CDS encoding 2'-5' RNA ligase family protein yields MALAVCLLLDAAADRALRALWTRLEDAGVPTLLSHTHRNHVPHLSYAVLRTYEVEAVLGAVAALPDAGPLVLHADALGLFRRGRASLVPAVTSELAGRQERVVEAAVGTGADLHRNYRPGTWVPHVSLATRARLGDLPAVAALAYTVLPMRLPVSRAALVDSSTGRRWPLPVIP; encoded by the coding sequence GTGGCCCTCGCCGTCTGCCTCCTCCTCGACGCCGCCGCGGACCGCGCGCTGCGGGCCCTGTGGACCCGCCTCGAGGACGCCGGCGTGCCGACCCTGCTGAGCCACACGCACCGCAACCACGTGCCGCACCTGTCCTACGCCGTGCTGCGGACCTACGAGGTGGAGGCCGTGCTGGGCGCCGTCGCCGCGCTCCCGGACGCGGGTCCCCTCGTGCTGCACGCCGACGCCCTCGGCCTGTTCCGGCGGGGCCGCGCCTCCCTGGTGCCCGCCGTGACGTCCGAGCTCGCCGGCCGGCAGGAACGGGTGGTCGAGGCGGCGGTCGGCACGGGCGCCGACCTGCACCGCAACTACCGCCCGGGCACCTGGGTGCCGCACGTCAGCCTCGCGACCCGGGCACGGCTCGGGGACCTGCCGGCCGTCGCCGCCCTGGCCTACACGGTGCTGCCGATGCGGCTGCCCGTCAGCCGCGCCGCGCTCGTGGACAGCTCCACCGGCCGGCGGTGGCCCCTGCCGGTCATCCCGTGA
- a CDS encoding DUF4921 family protein: MPGHTLTRPLNRLADGTVKQVNPLTGTEVWTVPGRGHRPISTAPAARERLDPAGETRTCAFCPGRHLDTPPEKARLVRTPEGWRTLHHLPAEELDATVAEFRRIPNLFEILSLDYWRANHGYQVPASALDHEREYVATPAGRTHVLRVLRRRLEAAGTAEAERDAMTEEELLARAQGLFAGGHDLVVARRHHVDGAEFDDELASSGTLTPEEHHHYLAFTVETMRSLYEANRHARYVAVYQNWLRPAGASFDHLHKQLVAIDERGRQVDHELDLLRTRPDLYNAAVLEVALTEGLLVAENDHAVALSGVGHRYPTLEVWSKSAAAVPWELTTAELRDFSDLLHACHAATGAGVPTNEEWHHRPPDALRPMPLRAMLKWRVSTLAGFEGGTKINLNTISPDDLRTRVVRRLAELREAGGIAPVPVGDECAGRPGSLRYRDAG, translated from the coding sequence ATGCCCGGGCACACGCTGACACGCCCGCTGAACCGCCTGGCCGACGGGACCGTCAAGCAGGTCAACCCGCTCACCGGCACCGAGGTGTGGACGGTCCCGGGCCGCGGTCACCGCCCGATCTCCACCGCCCCCGCCGCCCGCGAGCGCCTCGACCCCGCCGGCGAGACGCGCACCTGCGCCTTCTGCCCCGGCCGCCACCTCGACACCCCGCCCGAGAAGGCCCGGCTCGTCCGCACCCCCGAGGGGTGGCGCACACTTCACCACCTGCCGGCCGAGGAGCTCGACGCCACGGTGGCCGAGTTCCGGCGCATCCCCAACCTCTTCGAGATCCTCTCCCTCGACTACTGGCGCGCGAACCACGGCTACCAGGTCCCGGCGTCGGCCCTCGATCACGAGCGCGAGTATGTCGCCACCCCCGCGGGGCGCACCCACGTCCTCCGCGTGCTGCGCCGTCGGCTCGAGGCGGCCGGGACGGCGGAGGCCGAGCGGGACGCGATGACGGAGGAGGAGCTGCTCGCCCGCGCGCAGGGCCTCTTCGCCGGCGGGCACGATCTCGTGGTCGCCCGCCGCCACCACGTGGACGGCGCCGAGTTCGACGACGAGCTGGCCTCCTCCGGGACCCTCACGCCCGAGGAGCACCACCACTACCTCGCGTTCACGGTCGAGACGATGCGGTCCCTGTACGAGGCCAACCGCCACGCCCGGTACGTGGCGGTCTACCAGAACTGGCTGCGCCCGGCCGGGGCGTCCTTCGACCACCTGCACAAGCAGCTCGTCGCCATCGACGAGCGCGGGCGCCAGGTCGACCACGAGCTGGACCTGCTGCGCACGCGGCCGGACCTGTACAACGCGGCGGTCCTCGAGGTGGCGCTGACCGAGGGCCTGCTCGTGGCGGAGAACGACCACGCGGTCGCGCTCTCGGGCGTCGGCCACCGCTACCCCACGCTGGAGGTGTGGTCGAAGTCCGCCGCCGCCGTGCCGTGGGAGCTGACGACGGCGGAGCTGCGGGACTTCTCCGACCTCCTCCACGCCTGCCACGCCGCCACGGGCGCCGGGGTGCCGACCAACGAGGAGTGGCACCACCGGCCCCCGGACGCCCTGCGGCCCATGCCGCTGCGGGCGATGCTCAAGTGGCGGGTCTCGACGCTGGCCGGGTTCGAGGGCGGGACGAAGATCAACCTCAACACGATCTCGCCCGACGACCTGCGCACCCGGGTGGTCCGGCGGCTGGCCGAGCTGCGGGAGGCCGGCGGCATCGCTCCCGTGCCGGTCGGCGACGAGTGCGCGGGACGCCCCGGGTCGCTGCGCTACCGGGACGCGGGCTGA
- a CDS encoding IclR family transcriptional regulator: MAATAPNVTDDGDHDLSGPDAAGPNGSGRVRAASVILNVIEVLRCFTVDEPLQGVTEIAAKVGLHKSSVSRILATLEEQEVVERDPASRKFRLGLGLLAMAGPLLANLDVRQVSLPTLQDLSATTRETAALMLWSGSEAVTVEQVASPMQVKHTNPLGARHGTALSASVQVFLAEMPADRVRQLLGQGLPSLPDGSTAVEDYVGELAQVRERGYAVNLGQTSPEEVGIAAPVRDHRGDVVAAVLLAAPFFRVGPDRVAELGAACVAAAARVSARLGAVSP, translated from the coding sequence GTGGCGGCCACGGCACCGAACGTGACAGACGACGGCGACCACGACCTCTCGGGTCCGGACGCGGCCGGCCCGAACGGGTCCGGCCGCGTCCGGGCGGCGTCGGTCATCCTCAACGTCATCGAGGTGCTGCGCTGCTTCACCGTCGACGAACCGCTGCAGGGGGTGACCGAGATCGCCGCCAAGGTCGGCCTGCACAAGTCGAGCGTCTCCCGCATCCTCGCCACCCTGGAGGAGCAGGAGGTCGTCGAGCGCGACCCCGCGTCCCGCAAGTTCCGGCTCGGGCTCGGCCTGCTCGCGATGGCCGGGCCGCTGCTGGCGAACCTGGACGTCCGGCAGGTCTCCCTCCCCACGCTCCAGGACCTCAGCGCCACAACACGGGAGACCGCCGCCCTCATGCTGTGGAGCGGCTCCGAGGCCGTCACCGTCGAGCAGGTGGCCAGCCCGATGCAGGTCAAGCACACCAACCCGCTGGGTGCCCGGCACGGCACCGCGCTGAGCGCCTCCGTCCAGGTGTTCCTCGCCGAGATGCCGGCCGACCGGGTGCGGCAGCTGCTCGGCCAGGGGCTCCCGTCCCTCCCCGACGGCAGCACCGCGGTGGAGGACTACGTGGGGGAGCTGGCGCAGGTCCGTGAGCGCGGCTACGCGGTGAACCTCGGCCAGACCTCCCCGGAGGAGGTCGGCATCGCGGCGCCGGTGCGGGACCACCGCGGCGACGTCGTCGCGGCCGTCCTGCTCGCGGCCCCGTTCTTCCGGGTCGGGCCGGACCGCGTCGCGGAGCTCGGCGCGGCGTGCGTGGCGGCCGCCGCCCGCGTGTCCGCCCGCCTGGGCGCCGTCTCCCCCTGA
- a CDS encoding creatininase encodes MDASMRRSTVQMSEIDAHTYRDWLASGQATVWVPVGALEQHGPHLPMGTDAILSRRIATAAAEATGGLVAQPVAYGYKSQQKSGGGNHLAGTTSLDASTLIGLTRDLVVSLLGQGARHVVLVNGHYENYQFLYEGVDLALRDLGLRPGDGSCVLLLSYWDYVSQETLRSVYPDGFPGWDVEHGGVLETSLMLHLEPELVDLGRAVDHAPADLPRFDRLPVVPSRTPATGCLSAPTGSDAAKGRLLFEQVTADLARDVAAELGLACRDAEPPVAGPEAGRYGDRDVPGRAAAEPLVRVDA; translated from the coding sequence ATGGACGCCTCCATGCGACGCAGCACGGTCCAGATGTCCGAGATCGACGCCCACACCTACCGCGACTGGCTCGCGTCGGGGCAGGCGACGGTCTGGGTGCCGGTGGGGGCGCTGGAGCAGCACGGCCCCCACCTGCCGATGGGGACGGACGCGATCCTGTCCCGCCGGATCGCCACCGCCGCCGCCGAGGCGACCGGCGGCCTGGTCGCCCAGCCGGTGGCCTACGGGTACAAGTCCCAGCAGAAGTCCGGCGGCGGCAACCACCTCGCCGGCACCACCAGCCTCGACGCGAGCACGCTCATCGGGCTCACGCGCGACCTGGTGGTCTCGCTGCTGGGCCAGGGGGCGCGGCACGTGGTGCTCGTCAACGGCCACTACGAGAACTACCAGTTCCTCTACGAGGGCGTCGACCTCGCCCTGCGCGACCTCGGGCTCCGGCCGGGCGACGGCTCGTGCGTGCTGCTGCTGTCCTACTGGGACTACGTCTCCCAGGAGACCCTGCGATCCGTCTACCCGGACGGCTTCCCCGGGTGGGACGTCGAGCACGGCGGGGTGCTGGAGACGTCGCTGATGCTGCACCTCGAGCCGGAGCTGGTCGACCTCGGGCGCGCCGTCGACCACGCCCCCGCCGACCTGCCGCGGTTCGACCGGCTCCCGGTGGTCCCGTCCCGCACCCCGGCGACAGGGTGCCTCTCCGCCCCGACCGGGTCCGACGCCGCGAAGGGCCGGCTGCTCTTCGAGCAGGTCACCGCGGACCTGGCCCGCGACGTCGCCGCGGAGCTGGGACTCGCGTGCCGGGACGCGGAACCGCCGGTCGCGGGCCCGGAGGCCGGTCGATACGGTGACCGGGACGTCCCCGGGCGGGCCGCGGCGGAGCCGCTCGTGCGGGTCGACGCCTGA
- a CDS encoding BCCT family transporter has product MTTFKEPPTTGALTTDTRTAEPSAPPEPAAPPVPARKGRSARRRPRMVELPRFRGQILPPLDRAIIKALPPLLIVATIAVVTANPDGAAGVINRMRTWVTSGFSWFFVLYSVIAVVVCVWITVSKVGAVRLGGPKATPEHGRFAWYSMLFACGQGIGLIFWSVAQPIMMRDGAPVIPSGANPGEGGIVWTYFHWGFTAWAMYCVVAVCLAYSHHNLGKTLTFREATVDILPSKARRPAGVVVELLAIIATVLGLATSFGFASLQFTSGVASFTGLEAGPGVWIAVIAVLGGLTAISAFLGVNKGMKRVSEANSILSIVLVAGVFVFGPTVYILSNLSQTFGTFFYQFVPMSLWTEAESAVAPLDSWQDSWSGWWTVFIWCWVIAFSPFVAGFIARISRGRTLREFIIGVTIVPSLIVMVWVGVIGSAALHYDDASGRSISEAVAQDTSGGLFAALDMVPVVGGVLLVVATILVATYYVTSLDSGTYALAEFVSAPKKSGPWFRVVLVASIAAVALVLLSIGGTAVVDTVQTGTIIGAFPFSFVILLMIANLVRRLRSRDRAVKALEKEVNDPHHRPEDELAAAQGLAVPAESVPER; this is encoded by the coding sequence ATGACCACCTTCAAGGAACCGCCGACCACCGGCGCTCTGACCACCGACACAAGGACCGCCGAGCCCTCGGCGCCGCCGGAACCCGCCGCGCCACCGGTTCCGGCGCGCAAGGGAAGGTCGGCCCGTCGACGGCCCCGCATGGTGGAGCTGCCGCGCTTCCGCGGCCAGATCCTGCCGCCGCTGGACCGCGCGATCATCAAGGCGCTGCCCCCGCTGCTGATCGTCGCCACGATCGCGGTGGTCACGGCGAACCCGGACGGTGCCGCGGGCGTCATCAACCGGATGCGCACCTGGGTGACGTCGGGGTTCTCGTGGTTCTTCGTGCTCTACTCCGTGATCGCGGTGGTGGTGTGCGTCTGGATCACGGTGAGCAAGGTCGGCGCGGTCCGGCTGGGCGGCCCGAAGGCCACCCCGGAGCACGGCCGCTTCGCCTGGTACTCCATGCTCTTCGCCTGCGGCCAGGGCATCGGCCTGATCTTCTGGTCCGTCGCGCAGCCCATCATGATGCGGGACGGCGCCCCGGTCATCCCCTCCGGCGCCAACCCCGGCGAGGGCGGCATCGTGTGGACCTACTTCCACTGGGGGTTCACGGCCTGGGCCATGTACTGCGTCGTCGCGGTCTGCCTCGCCTACTCCCACCACAACCTCGGCAAGACCCTCACCTTCCGCGAGGCGACCGTCGACATCCTGCCGTCGAAGGCGCGGCGCCCGGCCGGCGTCGTCGTGGAGCTGCTGGCCATCATCGCCACCGTCCTCGGGCTGGCCACCTCCTTCGGCTTCGCCTCCCTGCAGTTCACCTCCGGGGTCGCCTCCTTCACCGGGCTCGAGGCCGGGCCCGGCGTGTGGATCGCCGTGATCGCCGTGCTCGGCGGCCTCACCGCGATCTCCGCGTTCCTGGGCGTCAACAAGGGCATGAAGCGGGTCAGCGAGGCCAACTCGATCCTCAGCATCGTCCTCGTGGCAGGGGTGTTCGTCTTCGGGCCGACCGTCTACATCCTGTCGAACCTCTCCCAGACCTTCGGCACCTTCTTCTACCAGTTCGTCCCCATGAGCCTCTGGACCGAGGCCGAGAGCGCGGTGGCCCCGCTCGACAGCTGGCAGGACAGCTGGAGCGGTTGGTGGACGGTCTTCATCTGGTGCTGGGTCATCGCCTTCTCGCCCTTCGTCGCCGGGTTCATCGCACGCATCTCCCGGGGCCGCACGCTGCGGGAGTTCATCATCGGCGTCACCATCGTCCCGTCGCTGATCGTCATGGTCTGGGTGGGGGTCATCGGCTCCGCCGCCCTGCACTACGACGACGCCAGCGGCCGGTCGATCTCCGAAGCCGTCGCCCAGGACACCTCGGGCGGCCTGTTCGCGGCGCTCGACATGGTTCCCGTCGTCGGCGGCGTCCTGCTGGTGGTGGCCACGATCCTCGTCGCCACCTACTACGTGACGAGCCTCGACTCGGGCACCTACGCGCTCGCCGAGTTCGTCTCCGCGCCGAAGAAGTCCGGCCCGTGGTTCCGCGTGGTCCTCGTCGCCAGCATCGCCGCGGTCGCCCTGGTGCTGCTGTCCATCGGGGGCACCGCCGTCGTCGACACCGTCCAGACCGGCACGATCATCGGCGCGTTCCCGTTCTCCTTCGTCATTCTCCTGATGATCGCCAACCTGGTCCGCCGGCTCCGGAGCAGGGACAGGGCCGTCAAGGCCCTGGAGAAGGAGGTCAACGACCCGCACCACCGGCCCGAGGACGAGCTCGCCGCCGCCCAGGGCCTGGCCGTCCCGGCCGAGTCCGTCCCCGAGCGCTAG
- a CDS encoding M24 family metallopeptidase — protein sequence MTATSAAPTSVAELERLKVLHNGTKQPLTFSDAEFERRLSGLRQIMAAKDLDAVILTSYHGIKYYSDFLFTYFGRSYALVVTADDSVTVTANIDAGMPWRTSYGENIVYTDWKRDNFYHGLQEALRQRGVKARRLGVEDDSLPLINRQRLQAAFDGAELVDVSQDAMRQRMIKSAEEIEVIKHGARIGDLGGEAIRAAIREGITEYEVALIGTEAMVHEIARTFPHREVRDTWVWFQSGINTDGAHNWATTRKLQRGDILSLNCFPMTSGYYTALERTLFLGEPDARSLELWNVNVEVHRRGLELIRPGAVCKDIAAELNEIYVEHGLLPNRTFGYGHSFGVLSHYYGREAGLELREDIDTVLEPGMVVSMEPMITVADGEPGAGGYREHDILVVNESGAENITKFPFGPEHNIIPC from the coding sequence ATGACCGCAACGTCCGCCGCCCCCACCTCGGTCGCCGAGCTCGAGCGCCTGAAGGTGCTGCACAACGGCACCAAGCAGCCGCTGACCTTCTCCGACGCCGAGTTCGAGCGCCGCCTGTCCGGCCTGCGCCAGATCATGGCCGCCAAGGACCTCGACGCGGTGATCCTGACCAGCTACCACGGCATCAAGTACTACTCGGACTTCCTGTTCACCTACTTCGGCCGCTCCTACGCGCTGGTCGTCACCGCCGACGACTCGGTCACCGTCACCGCCAACATCGACGCCGGCATGCCCTGGCGCACGAGCTACGGCGAGAACATCGTCTACACCGACTGGAAGCGCGACAACTTCTACCACGGCCTGCAGGAGGCCCTGCGCCAGCGCGGCGTGAAGGCCCGCCGCCTCGGCGTCGAGGACGACTCCCTCCCCCTGATCAACCGCCAGCGGCTCCAGGCCGCCTTCGACGGCGCGGAGCTCGTCGACGTCTCGCAGGACGCCATGCGCCAGCGCATGATCAAGTCCGCCGAGGAGATCGAGGTCATCAAGCACGGCGCCCGCATCGGCGACCTGGGCGGCGAGGCCATCCGGGCCGCGATCCGCGAGGGCATCACCGAGTACGAGGTCGCCCTCATCGGCACCGAGGCCATGGTCCACGAGATCGCGCGCACCTTCCCCCACCGCGAGGTCCGCGACACCTGGGTGTGGTTCCAGTCCGGCATCAACACCGACGGCGCCCACAACTGGGCCACCACCCGCAAGCTCCAGCGCGGCGACATCCTCTCGCTCAACTGCTTCCCGATGACGTCCGGCTACTACACCGCCCTGGAGCGCACGCTGTTCCTCGGCGAGCCGGACGCCCGCTCCCTGGAGCTGTGGAACGTCAACGTCGAGGTGCACCGCCGCGGCCTCGAGCTCATCAGGCCCGGCGCCGTGTGCAAGGACATCGCCGCCGAGCTCAACGAGATCTACGTCGAGCACGGCCTGCTGCCCAACCGCACCTTCGGCTACGGCCACTCCTTCGGCGTCCTGTCCCACTACTACGGCCGCGAGGCCGGCCTGGAGCTGCGCGAGGACATCGACACCGTCCTCGAGCCCGGCATGGTCGTCTCCATGGAGCCGATGATCACCGTCGCCGACGGCGAGCCCGGCGCGGGCGGCTACCGCGAGCACGACATCCTCGTCGTGAACGAGTCGGGCGCGGAGAACATCACCAAGTTCCCGTTCGGCCCGGAGCACAACATCATCCCCTGCTGA